From Zavarzinella sp., one genomic window encodes:
- a CDS encoding MarR family winged helix-turn-helix transcriptional regulator: MHDEHSISNLPDHVGYWLRYVSNHVSHAFARKVEAEGVTVAEWVLLREMLTAGAVNPSHLAELVGMTRGAVSKLVERLCLKELAIRTHSDTDRRFQTVELTTKGRNIVPLLAQIADENDQQFFGHLLKEEKTQLLETLRDIVRRHGWKEMPID; the protein is encoded by the coding sequence ATGCATGACGAGCATTCGATCAGTAATTTGCCAGACCACGTGGGGTATTGGCTGCGATATGTTTCAAACCACGTTTCCCACGCTTTCGCCCGCAAAGTGGAGGCGGAAGGTGTCACCGTTGCAGAGTGGGTGCTTCTTCGAGAGATGCTGACTGCGGGTGCGGTCAATCCCAGCCATCTAGCAGAACTGGTGGGGATGACACGAGGTGCGGTTTCGAAACTGGTGGAGCGTCTCTGCCTGAAAGAACTGGCCATTCGCACCCATTCAGACACTGATCGGCGTTTTCAAACAGTGGAATTGACCACCAAGGGCAGAAATATCGTCCCACTATTGGCTCAAATTGCGGATGAAAATGATCAGCAGTTTTTTGGTCATTTACTGAAAGAAGAAAAAACGCAACTGCTGGAGACACTACGGGATATTGTCCGCCGGCATGGCTGGAAAGAAATGCCGATTGATTAA
- a CDS encoding DUF1398 family protein, which translates to MNPEQTTIIEQCAHGALTGELAFPDIIQRLSSIGVERYHADYSRHEITYYFQAGESFVVATPHGHHDIGQEFSSADVASAVRQSQLNEHTYLDFIEKTMKAGCVGYFVQLTGRCVIYFGRKGESHTEHFPGNR; encoded by the coding sequence ATGAATCCAGAACAAACTACGATTATTGAACAATGTGCCCACGGGGCATTAACAGGTGAATTGGCTTTTCCTGATATTATCCAAAGGTTAAGTTCCATTGGCGTGGAACGGTATCATGCGGATTACAGCCGACACGAAATCACTTATTATTTCCAGGCTGGGGAATCATTTGTTGTTGCAACGCCCCACGGACATCACGATATTGGACAGGAGTTTTCATCTGCCGATGTCGCATCGGCTGTCCGTCAAAGTCAGCTCAATGAACACACCTATCTTGACTTCATTGAAAAAACTATGAAAGCAGGTTGTGTGGGCTATTTTGTGCAGTTGACAGGCCGATGTGTGATCTATTTTGGACGGAAAGGCGAATCACATACGGAACACTTTCCAGGCAACAGGTGA
- a CDS encoding MFS transporter — translation MSTNSASLPTDPKGWRSLKNLSRYHWFVFLVACLAWDLDCMDQQLFILARKPAMNALLEAPTEDPAKRQQIAEKLKVSVDSDKVTKAIKDAKVNEYAGYATSIFLIGWAIGGLGFGIMGDRAGRVRTLMTTILLYSVFTGLSAFSVGFMDFALYRFLTGLGVGGVFAVAVSLVAETVPNASRPYMLGLLQASSVIGNVAAALINIGLGSLEGAGTFKDATFLGFEMSPWRIMFVIGIVPSILVLVIQGRLKEPEKWQASKNAGVKAGQFSELLGSKYKRNALFGLMLAFAGVVGLWGIGFFAPDLQQTVFKAEFVQQAEAQGLTGEKQDQFVSGKTAQWAGITSLMINGGAFFGIYGFTWFTGIVGRKPAFAVFFLAAAGSTLLVFLKMKTFGDIFWMLPLMGFCQLGLFGGYAIYFPELFPTRLRSTGTSFCYNVGRLVAASGPAVLGLLTSSVFSAANGYTDPGEPARYAGAVMCSVFGLGLIALVFLPETKDKPLPE, via the coding sequence ATGTCGACCAATAGTGCTTCGCTACCTACTGACCCGAAAGGTTGGCGCAGTCTGAAAAATCTCAGTCGGTACCACTGGTTTGTATTTCTGGTCGCCTGTCTGGCGTGGGACCTGGACTGCATGGACCAACAGCTATTTATTCTGGCCCGCAAGCCGGCAATGAATGCACTGCTGGAGGCTCCCACCGAGGATCCTGCGAAGCGACAACAAATCGCCGAGAAGCTGAAAGTATCCGTTGATTCGGACAAGGTCACCAAAGCAATCAAGGACGCCAAAGTAAATGAATATGCGGGGTATGCCACGTCGATATTCCTGATCGGCTGGGCGATCGGCGGCTTGGGATTTGGCATCATGGGAGATCGTGCGGGGCGCGTACGAACTCTGATGACTACTATCCTGCTCTACTCAGTGTTTACTGGGTTAAGTGCCTTTTCCGTGGGCTTTATGGATTTTGCTCTTTACCGATTTCTTACCGGATTGGGTGTGGGCGGCGTATTTGCAGTAGCCGTATCGCTGGTTGCAGAAACGGTGCCTAACGCATCCAGGCCTTATATGTTGGGTCTGCTGCAGGCATCATCGGTCATTGGGAATGTTGCCGCCGCACTGATCAATATCGGCCTGGGCTCCCTGGAAGGAGCTGGCACGTTTAAAGATGCGACATTTCTTGGTTTTGAAATGTCCCCATGGCGGATCATGTTTGTCATTGGTATTGTCCCTTCGATCCTAGTGCTGGTGATTCAGGGTCGTTTAAAGGAACCCGAAAAATGGCAGGCATCGAAAAATGCAGGGGTCAAAGCAGGACAATTCAGTGAATTACTCGGAAGTAAGTATAAACGCAATGCACTGTTTGGCTTGATGCTGGCCTTTGCAGGTGTGGTCGGTTTGTGGGGGATTGGCTTTTTTGCCCCTGACCTGCAACAAACTGTTTTCAAAGCAGAATTTGTTCAGCAGGCAGAAGCACAAGGTCTGACAGGTGAAAAACAAGACCAGTTTGTCTCTGGCAAGACCGCTCAGTGGGCTGGAATTACCTCATTGATGATTAACGGTGGGGCATTCTTTGGAATTTATGGCTTCACCTGGTTCACTGGAATTGTTGGACGAAAACCGGCCTTCGCAGTCTTTTTCCTGGCAGCAGCAGGCAGTACCTTGCTGGTCTTTTTAAAGATGAAAACATTTGGCGATATCTTCTGGATGCTGCCACTGATGGGGTTCTGTCAACTTGGCTTATTCGGTGGGTATGCCATTTATTTCCCGGAACTTTTCCCCACAAGACTGCGAAGTACGGGAACATCGTTCTGTTACAACGTGGGTCGTTTGGTTGCAGCCAGTGGTCCCGCAGTTCTAGGGCTGCTGACCAGCAGTGTCTTCAGTGCGGCAAATGGCTACACGGACCCCGGGGAGCCTGCACGCTATGCAGGGGCCGTGATGTGTTCTGTATTCGGCCTGGGCCTGATTGCTCTGGTCTTCCTGCCAGAAACCAAAGATAAACCACTTCCGGAATAA
- a CDS encoding sigma 54-interacting transcriptional regulator: protein MNGDPSAAEPKGSWQRLFHQSTRPVYLLNMRRRLRYGNPALERLIKLPLDAVLHEQCRPLKLNPDLPSNVRHILQALSPPKEAIHGRTVRVRRPVPPARQGPPWWEILFIPILHDQNVTAILAMIDSIAPSEGAPTKSLPEAWVAMRQEILHATQEEDGERTLVQQRIDAQVALAGQTTAPVWIVGEAGTGKKEVARRIHFEGVHREKSIVTIDCLGVQPYLIRSLLFGQLGLASSPHLGTLLIVDPEHLPLDLQAEFIEWHREQDVVPRVIVATCQPSRVLAEFRNRFSVIDIYLPSLANRKDEVDRRVRQFIELRQLPPPAADFLPAMQAWSWPKNFVELDETLRSAADHAKDQPLQAVHLPRRIRDHLMELQLLPAKEDPTSRLPLEEVLAQVESRMIRIALKKCRNDLQRAAHHLGITKMRLTRRMKALGIE from the coding sequence ATGAACGGAGATCCTTCAGCCGCAGAGCCCAAAGGCAGTTGGCAGCGATTGTTTCATCAGAGCACGCGCCCGGTGTATCTGTTGAACATGCGCAGACGCCTGCGCTATGGCAATCCTGCACTGGAGCGATTAATCAAGCTACCACTGGATGCGGTGCTGCATGAACAATGCCGTCCCCTGAAACTGAATCCCGATCTGCCTTCCAACGTGCGGCATATTCTGCAGGCACTGTCACCGCCCAAAGAGGCAATTCACGGAAGAACAGTGCGAGTTCGACGACCAGTTCCACCGGCTCGTCAGGGGCCACCCTGGTGGGAAATACTGTTCATTCCAATATTGCACGATCAGAATGTGACAGCGATTCTGGCAATGATTGACTCAATTGCCCCTTCCGAAGGTGCCCCAACGAAAAGCCTTCCTGAAGCATGGGTGGCCATGCGTCAAGAGATTCTGCACGCTACCCAGGAAGAGGATGGGGAGCGCACGCTGGTGCAACAGCGAATTGATGCCCAGGTGGCACTGGCCGGGCAAACTACCGCACCTGTATGGATTGTGGGTGAAGCGGGAACGGGCAAGAAAGAAGTGGCACGGCGTATCCATTTCGAAGGTGTGCACCGCGAAAAATCAATCGTCACGATCGATTGCCTCGGGGTGCAGCCGTACCTCATTCGCAGTTTGCTGTTTGGTCAACTGGGCCTGGCCAGTTCCCCCCACCTGGGAACATTGCTGATTGTGGATCCAGAGCACCTTCCACTGGATCTGCAGGCAGAGTTCATTGAATGGCATCGTGAACAGGACGTGGTGCCCAGGGTAATCGTTGCTACGTGCCAGCCTTCGCGTGTGCTTGCGGAATTTCGCAATCGTTTTTCGGTGATTGATATCTACCTGCCATCGCTGGCGAACCGAAAAGATGAAGTCGATCGTCGCGTGCGGCAATTTATTGAACTGCGACAATTACCCCCACCTGCAGCTGATTTTCTGCCCGCAATGCAGGCGTGGAGCTGGCCGAAGAACTTTGTTGAACTTGATGAAACATTGCGAAGTGCAGCAGATCATGCGAAAGACCAGCCACTTCAGGCGGTACATCTGCCAAGACGCATCCGCGATCACCTGATGGAATTGCAACTGCTGCCAGCAAAAGAAGATCCCACGTCGCGGCTGCCGTTAGAAGAGGTTTTGGCCCAGGTGGAAAGTCGGATGATTCGGATAGCATTGAAAAAATGTCGCAACGATTTACAGCGTGCCGCCCACCACCTGGGGATTACAAAAATGCGCTTAACCCGCCGCATGAAGGCGTTGGGCATTGAATAA